The Methylocaldum marinum genome includes the window AGCGATAGGTCTCAACTGCGTCCTTTTCCAATGCTTGCATGAAAGACATGTATTCTTCGTGGGATGGAATGCGCCCCAAACTCGAACATACGGCGGCCAGCTCCGCCGAGGCCAGAAAAACATTGGCGCCGGCACCCATGCGATTGGGGAAATTACGCGTTGAGGTCGACACCACCGTAGCCTGGTCCGCCACCCGCGCCTGATTTCCCATACACAAAGAACACCCTGGCATCTCGGTACGCGCACCGGCTTTACCGTAAATGCCGTAATAGCCTTCCTCGATTAATTCCGATTGATCCATGCGCGTCGGCGGAGCGATCCATAGACGTCCTAAAACCTGAGTTCCGAAGTGCTCCAGGATTTTACCGGCTGCCCGGAAATGACCGATATTAGTCATGCATGAACCAAGGAAAACTTCGTCGATGTGGGTTCCCGCAACGGCTGACAGCGGCTTGACGTCATCCGGATCGTTGGGACAACACAAGAGTGGTTGCTTGATCTCGTTTAGATCGATCTCGATGACTTCGTGATATTCGGCATCGGGATCCGGCTCCAGGAGCACGGGGTTAGCCAGCCAGGTCTCCATGGCCTCGATTCGGCGGGTAAGCGTGCGGACGTCGCCATAGCCCTGGTCGATCATCCACTTGAGCAAAACGATGTTGGACCGCAAATATTCCTCGATTGGTTCCTTATTCAATCGCACGGTACACGCGGCGGCCGACCGCTCGGCGGACGCATCCGCCAGTTCGAAGGCTTGCTCGATTTTTAGATTCGGCAGTCCTTCGATTTCCAGAATGCGTCCCGAGAAAACGTTCTTCTTGCCTTTCTTCTCGAGTGTCAAAAGCCCCCGCTGCATTGCTGCATAAGGAATGACATGCACCAGATCCCTTAATGTGATACCCGGCTGCAATTCTCCCCTGAACCGAACCAGGACCGACTCCGGCATGTCCAAGGGCATCACGCCGGTGGCCGCGGCGAAAGCGACCAGCCCGGAACCCGCCGGAAACGATATGCCAATGGGAAACCTGGTGTGGGAATCGCCGCCGGTCCCCACGGTGTCCGGTATCAGCATGCGGTTGAGCCATGAATGGATGATGCCGTCGCCGGGCCGGAGCGAAACGCCGCCACGATTAATGATGAAGTCCGGCAGCGTGTGATGCACGTTGATATCCACGGGTTTGGGATAAGCCGCGGTATGACAGAACGACTGCAAAACCAGGTCCGCTGAAAATCCCAGGCAAGCCAAATCCTTGAGCTCGTCGCGGGTCATCGGACCAGTGGTATCCTGGGATCCTACCGTTGTCATGTGGGGTTCGCAGTATGTGCCGGGGCGTACACCCGCAACGCCGCAGGCTTTTCCGACCATTTTTTGCGCGAGGGTATACCCTTTGCCGCTATCGATTCCGGATCGCGGGCGACGGAATACCGGCGAGGGGCCGAGCCCCAGCGCCCTGCGGGCACGATCGGTAAGGCCGCGTCCGATGATCAGCGAGATCCTCCCTCCGGCTTGCACCTCGTCCAGCAGAATATCGTTCTTCAAGGAGAACGTAGAGAGCGGTTCGCCGCTCTCGTGGCGTTTGATCGCACCTTCATAGGGATAAACGTCGATGACGTCGCCGGTTTTTAGATTCGTTACATCGCATTCGATCGGCAACGCACCGGAATCTTCCATGGTGTTGAAAAAGATGGGGGCGATCTTGCCTCCGATGCACATGCCGCCGGCGCGCTTGTTCGGGACGCAAGGGATGTCTTCGCCGATATACCACAACACCGAGTTGGTTGCGGATTTCCGGGACGATCCGGTACCCACGACATCGCCCACGAAAGCGACCGGCCAGCCTTTTTTCTTGAGTTCCGTGATCTGCGCCTCGGCATCGGTAACGCCTTCGCGCGGAACCTTCAACATGGCCTTGGCATGCAGCGGAATATCGGGACGCGACCAGGCATCCTGGGCAGGCGAAAGGTCGTCGGTATTGATTTCCCCGGGCACTTTGAATACGGTCACGGTAATGACTTCGGGTACCTTCGGCCGACTGGTAAACCACTCGGCTTCGGCCCAAGCGCACATGACCACGCGGGCATTTTCGTTGCCGGCCTCGGCCTTTTCGCAGACATCGTGAAACGCATCGAACATCAGCAAGGTGTGGGACAAGCCCTTGGCGGCCAGAGGTCCCAACACCGTATCATCCAGAAGCCCGATCAACGGAGCGACATTGTATCCACCCAGCATGGTGCCGAGCAGTTCAGTCGCCCGGCGCGAGTCGAGTATTGGCGAGACGGTCTCGCCCTTCGCGACAGCCGCCAAAAACCCGGCCTTGACATAGGCCGCTTCATCCACTCCCGCCGGCACCCGGTTGGTCAGCAGGTCGAGCAGGAACTCTTCCTGGCCTCCAGGTGGATTTTTTATGTGCGCTATCAGCGCGGTCGTCATTTCCGCGCTCAGAGGTTTCGGCACCAGCCCTTGTGCCGCTCGCTCGGCAACGTGTCTGCGATATTCTTCCAGCATGATTTCCCCTAAAGTTTGCTACGCTGCTCGAATCGGGCCAGAAGCACGATTCGAAACCGATTGGTTGTCGTCTGAAAAACCGTCGCTTGTCGTTCTCGGGATGGATTCACCCAACATCGGTCCCAATACCGAGACTCATGAACCATAAAGCGGTGCCGGTTCAATTCCAACGCCTATACTCGGGTATTATATGAGCCACTCCTATGTTTATCACGCGGGATGCTCATAATTCCCGGAAACCGCCGTTGACCCGTCAGCATGGATAGAATCATGACCACGATCTACTTCAGTCATCCGAGTTTCTTGGACCATGATACCGGCCTCGGCCATCCGGAAAGTGCGGAACGCTTGCGGTCGATCGAACGCGCGCTGGCGCGACCCGATTTCGCAGACCTCGACCGGCGGGAGGCGCCGTACGGAACACGTGAACAGGTTTGCCTGATACACACCGCACGATATATCGAGTATGTATTGGGTGCGGTACCCAAACTGGGTTTTGCTTATCTCGATGGCGATACCGTCATCTCGCCCGGGTCCGGCGAAGCGGCGTTGCGCGCCGTCGGCGCTGCATGTGCCGCCGTGAATGCCGTTTTTACAGAAGAAGCGGTAAACGCCTTTTGCGCTGTCCGGCCGCCGGGACATCATGCCGAACCGGATACCGCCATGGGCTTTTGCCTGTTCAACAATATCGCCATTGCCGCTGAATATGCACGCAAGCACCAAAGGATTAAACGAGTTGCCATCGTGGATTTCGACGTACACCACGGAAACGGCACACAACGGGCGTTCGAGGCGAACGAGGATGTCTTGTACGCATCCACTCATCAATTCCCATGGTATCCCGGTACCGGTCGCTCATCCGAAACCGGAGTCGGCAACATAATCAACGCGCCCCTTCCGGCCGGAAGCGGATCCAAGGAATTTCGAGCGGCTTTGTCGGAGCGGATTCTGCCCGCTGTCGACCGTTTTTCACCTGAACTGATCTTGATTTCCGCCGGCTTCGACGCCCACCGGGACGACCCTCTGGCCAACCTGAACCTGGTCGAGGATGATTATGCCTGGGTAACCTCGGAACTCACGGCATTGGCTCGAAAACACGCTGCTCGCAGGCTCGTATCCCTCTTGGAGGGCGGTTACGACTTAGGGGCTTTGGCGAAAAGCGTAGCCGCGCACTTACGTGCGCTGATGGAGAGCTGACGGTGAAAGCCGGGGTGCGCCCACACAAGCGCACCCCGCTATTCGAATTAGGCTGAGGATGCGCCCCGCCCGATGCCGAAATAATCGAATCCAAGCGCTTTCATCCTCGCCGGATCGTACAGATTCCGGCCGTCGAAAATCACCGGACTCGAAAGCTCCGCCTTGATCACATCGAAATCGGGGCTGCGGAACACATTCCACTCGGTGACGATAATCAGTCCGTCAGCCCCTTTAAGCGTAGCTTCGGGACTGTCGCTAAGTGCCAGGTCGGACCGGTTTCCGAACAAGCGGCTGGCTTCATGTGCCGCAACCGGGTCAAACGCCTGTACCTTTGCTCCCGCCTCCCAAAGAGCTTCGATGATTACCCGGCTTGAAGCCTCGCGCATGTCATCGGTGTTCGGCTTGAATGCGAGTCCCCATAAGGCTAACGTCTTTCCCTTTAGATCACCCTTAAAATAGTCGTTAACCTTTTCGAACAGTCTCAGTTTCTGTCGGTCGTTTACATCTTCGACCGCCTGAAGCAGTTGGGCCTGGTATCCGACGTCGCGTGCGGTGCGTTCGAGCGCTTTTACGTCCTTCGGAAAACAGGATCCGCCGTACCCGCAACCGGGATATATGAAGTGGTATCCGATTCTGGGATCGGAACCGATGCCGACCCTCACTTGTTCGATATCTGCCCCCAGGCATTCGGCCAGGTTCGCCAATTCGTTCATGAAGCTGATCTTCGTCGCCAGCATGGCATTGGCCGCGTACTTGGTCAGCTCAGCCGAGCGTATATCCATGCAGACCAGCCGGTCATGATTGCGGTTGAATGGTGCATACAAGGCTCTCAAGAGTTCCGTAGTGCGGGGGTTATCGGCACCTACGACGATACGATCCGGTTTCATGAAATCCTCGATGGCCGCCCCCTCTTTCAGGAATTCGGGATTCGAAACCACATCGAACTCGCAGGGTTTCTGCCGGTCATTGAGCACTGTGTTTATCGCCTGACGCACTTTATCCGCTGTACCGACCGGCACGGTGGATTTGTTGACCACGATGCGGTACTCCTCCATGCGTTCGCCGATGCTGCGCGCCACTGCCAGCACATATTGAAGATCCGCCGATCCGTCTTCATCCGGAGGAGTGCCAACGGCGATGAACTGAAATAGTCCGTGCCGAACCGCAAAGTCCACATCGGTAGTGAAGTGCAGACGCTTGGCCGCCATGTTGCGTTCGATGATGCTGTCCAGACCCGGCTCGTAAATGGGTACTTCCCCCTGATTGAGGCGGGCAATCTTGCCTTCGTCGATATCTACGCAAACGACCTCGTTGCCTACCTCGGCCAAGCAGGCGCCGGTCACGAGACCTACATAACCCGAACCAAAGACGGTGACTTTCATGACTATTCCTTCTTGTTAAGAAATGAAATTCTGTATGGGTGTCGAAAATTGCCCGTCAGGCTTTACGCGAAGGCGCGAAGCAAATCTCGCCGGATGTCTTCGACATCTTCCAAACCAACGGCGATACGTACCAAACCCTCGCTGATACCTGCCGCAGCGCGTTCGCTCTCGCTGAGCCTGCCATGGGTCGTGGTTGCGGGATGGGTAATGGTCGTTTTCACGTCGCCTAAATTAGCGGTGATTGAGAGCAGGCGAGTCGAATCGATAAGCTTCCAGGCGCCGTCGCGGCCCCCTTCAACCTCAAAACTCACGATCCCACCCCCCGCGGCTTGTTGGCGCACGGCCAGATCGTGCTGGGGATGGGAAGGCAGTCCCGGATAATAGACTCGCTTCACCCAAGGCTGGGATTCCAGCCATTCGGCAAGACTCAGAGCGTTCTCACTGTGAGCGCGCATCCGCATCGACAGGGTTTCGAGGCCCTTGAGAAACACCCAGGCATTGAACGGACTCATGGACGGGCCACCAGTTCTCAGAAAAGGATAAATTTCCTTATCCAACAGCTCCTGGCGGCCGACGATGGCGCCCCCGACGCACCTCCCCTGCCCGTCCAGATACTTGGTTGCCGAGTGAATGACAATATCCGCTCCCAGGTCCAAAGGCTTTTGGAGAGCCGGCGTGCAGAAGCAATTGTCGACTACCAGAAGACTTCCATTTTCTCCGGCCATCGTGGAAATGCGATGAATATCCGCAATTTCGGTGAGAGGATTGGACGGCGTTTCGAGGAAAAGGAAACGTGTTTCGGGTCGGATAGCCGATTCCCATGCTTCATAATCGGACATATCCACGAAAGTGGTCGTGACACCGAATTTGGCTAAATAATTCTGGAATAGTAAAACGGTGTTGCCGAATACGCTCCGAGAGCAAACGACATGGTCCCCGGCTTTCAGCAATCCGAAAGCCGTGGTAGCGATAGCGGCCATTCCCGATGCGACCGCGATGCAGCGTTCTCCGTTTTCCATGGCGGCGAGCCTGTCTTCGAAAGCGCGCACTGTGGGATTGGTGAAGCGCGAGTAGATATTGCCCGGAACTTTTCCGGAGAACCTTGCGGCGGCATCTGCGGCGCTGTCGAACACATAGCTGGAAGTCGCAAAAATAGGATCGGAATGTTCCAGTTCGGGCGTTCGCCGCTGTCCTGCCCGAATCGCTTGAGTCTCGATGGCATACTGCTGCCATTCCCAATCGGTCATTTCATCTACCTCGCAAGAAGAATCCTCTAAACCCAAACTAACCCGCGTTGTGTAAGTCGATGATCGAACCTTCGACCATGCGTCTGGCCTTGGATTGATCATTCCGATGCTTGCTGAGACGATCGAGGTAGTCCTGATTGATGTCGCCGGTGACGTAATCGTTATTGAAGCAAGACGTGTCAAACCGCCCGATGGAGGGATTGCCTTTCTGTACTGCTTCGATCAAATCGATCAAATCCTGGTAAATCAACCAATCGGCGCCGAGTTCTTCCTGCACGTCCTGCTCGCTGCGCCCATGGGCGATCAATTCATGGGCGGCAGGCATGTCGATGCCATAGACATTAGGATAGCGTACCGGTGGAGATGCGGAAGCGAAATAGACGTTTCGCGCCCCGGCGTCCCGCGCCATTTGAATGATTTGCGTCGATGTCGTACCTCGGACGATGGAATCGTCGACCAGCAAAACGTTCTTGTCCTTGAACTCCAGGTCGATGGCATTCAGCTTCTGTCTGACGGATTTCTTGCGAAGCTGCTGGCCCGGCATGATGAAGGTGCGCCCGATGTAGCGATTCTTGATGAACCCTTCCCGGTATTTCACCCCTAGCCCGTTCGCGAGCTGCAACGCGGCCGTCCTGCTCGTATCGGGGATGGGAATCACCACATCGATATCGTGGTCGGGGCGCAGCCGGAGAATCTTTTCAGCGAGTTTATCACCCATGCGCAGCCGGGCTTTATAAACGGAGATGTTGTCGATGATCGAGTCGGGGCGCGCGAAATAAACGAACTCGAAGATGCACGGTGAATAGAGCACCTTCTCCGCGCATTGGCGTCTATGTAGCCTGCCGTTCTTCTCGATGATCACGGCTTCGCCCGGTTGCACATCCCGGATCAGCTTGAATCCCAAAACGTCCAGAGCGACGCTCTCCGAGGCGATCATGTAATCGGTACCGTGGGCGGTCTTGCGCTCGCCGAACACTAGGGGACGAATGCCGTAAGGGTCCCGGAACCCGATGATGCCGAAGCCGGTGATCATGGCCACGACCGAGTAAGCGCCTCGGCAGCGCTGGTGTACGGCTGCAACGGCACGGAACACGTCCTCGGCGCCGACGCGAAGCTTTCGGAGCTCCTGAAGTTCGTGGGCGAAGACGTTGAGGAGAACCTCGGAGTCCGAATCGGTATTGATATGCCGCTGATCCTGGGCGAACAGCGCCTCCTTCAGCTCCTCCGCATTGGTCAGATTGCCGTTGTGGGCCAAACTGATCCCGTACGGAGAATTGACATAAAACGGCTGGGCCTCGGCCGTATTAGTGCAGCCCGCGGTGGGATAGCGGACGTGGGAGATGCCCATTTTCCCCCTGAGATTCAACATGTGCCGGGTATGGAACACGTCCCGAACCAAACCACTGTCCTTGCGCAAATTAAAACGATCATTTTCGCAGGTGACGATACCCGCGGCATCCTGTCCCCGATGCTGCAATACGGTCAGAGCCTCATAGAGTTCCTGATTGACTTCGTCACTGGAAACGATGCCGGCAATACCACACATAGATCAACTCACCTGAAATAAAATATCATCGAAATCTGACATAGCTGCCAAAGTCCGATGGAAGTTGGTCGCGAAGCCACAAAGCCAAAGACTGAAATGGCGGAATCAGAGTGGACTGCTTCCACCAGGGATCTGCGGGAAGGGGCGTTATTCCGGCGAGAAGAACCAGCACCGAAACGACAACGATCCCGCGCCCGATTCCGAACACCATTCCTGCAAGACGGTCGGTACCGGTTAGTCCGGTACTGTGGACCAGCTTATGCAACACAAATGCCACGAGGCTGGCCAGGATCAAACTGGCAAAAAAGAGCACACCAAACGACGCCGCCATCCGGGCAGAAGGTAGCGGAACCAGCGTTTCCAGGTAAACCGAAAAATCACGGCTGAATCGTAAACCAATCCAGACCGCCGCGATCCATGCGCAAAGGGAAAACACTTCCCGCATCAGGCCGCGCAGCAACCCGATAAGGGCCGATAAACCGATGATTCCGGCAATACAGTAGTCGATCCAAATCAGATTAGACATGTCCGTACCGATGTCGATGATGGAACTCCAGGGCTGATGAGCAACTCAATCGGAAAGCCGATATTCCGGTATCCCGCTGTTCAGGGATGCGGCACTACGATACCCTTGACACCGACACTGTCTTCAATCCGCTTCTGTACCTGCTCTGCCCGTGTCCGGTTCAACTCGGGACCGACGTGCACACGATAGATCGAATTTCCGGCGTTGGTAACGACCTCCACGAACGCGGGAAAGTTCGATTTTCGCAGTTTTTCCGCGAGAGAACGCGCGTTCCCCTCGGTAGTGAAGCTACCGGCTTGCACAACCCACACCGCCATATCATCGGGTGTCTCCACGGGTGCTTTTGCGACCGGAAGACCGGGTGAGCCACCGGTCGGCGTAGACTTCGATGAATTTTCAGCCGTTTTAGAAACCGATTCGGGCGATACCGCCTTCTGATTGGCAGAAGCAGACTTTGCCGTCTGGGATTTTCGCGAGGTAACCTGCGGCGAGACCGATTTCCCGGAACCTGACGCTTTTGCGGATTTCGGTTTCTCCGGTTCTTTTTCCGTGGCCTTCGCGCCTACCGATTTTGGCTTAGTCTTAGACGGTGCAACCGGCGCCTCGGTCGAGATCGAATCGATTCCGTCTTTCACCGGCTCCGGGCCACTAGCCACCGCGGCTCCGTCTAAACCGCCGGAAGCTCGGCTTTGCGCCTCACCAACAGCCTGGGGAGCCGCCTCGGGATCGAGATCCTCTCCGAAATCCGGCCCATTTTCCCGGTCTTCGTCAAGATTGCCGGGAGGCATGCCGTCGTTTTCCACGGCAGCGGAATCGCCATCGGTCAATGGAATTATTCGATAACCCGTATAAGCTTTCTCGCCCCCTTCCGACGGTGCGGCATCGGCTGCCGATTTAGGCAGATCGATGGCTCTTGCATCGAGTTCCTTGGGAAGCTCAGGGATATCTCCGGCACCAACCGTGCCTTGACCGTCCTGTTCCTCCTCGAACAGCATGGGCACAAAAATTACAACCAGGGATACGATGATGATGGCGCCGACCAGACGCTGCTTCAGTTGCTGATCCATGTATACCTCGGACTCAGCTGATGTGAGCCAAAATCTCGGAAACCAGAAAAAATGAACCGAACACGAGCACGAGTTGGCCGCTCTCCGCATTTTGCTGAGCGGCATCAAATGCAGACGCGGCATCCTCGAATCCCGACCGGACTGTCGCAACACCAAGACTGTCGAAGACAGCCGAAAGTTGATCGGCCGTCGCTGCCCGAGACATTTCGAGAGGAGCCAAATACCAATGCTCGACGAGATCCTTAATGTTATAGATGATCCCGTGGATATCCTTGTCCCGCATGACCGCGAAAACTGCATGTATCGTTTTCCCGTCAAACCGGGAACTCAAATAATCCGCTAATACCTTTACGGCCTGAGGATTGTGTGCTACGTCCAATAATACAGGAACGCTTGCCGGGATGTACTGAAACCGTCCGGACAAGGAGACAAGCCGCAACCCGTCCCGGATGGCAGACTCCCCAACCGGCAGGCTGCCTTCAATTCGCTGCAGGAGTTCCAGTACGGCCGAGGCGTTGATCAATTGGTGATTGCCCTGGAGCGCCGGAAGCGGCAAAGCGGTAAGTTGCGTGTCCCGCCCACACCAATTCCATCCTTCGTCGAACACTTCATACCCGAAATCCCGCCCAAAACACGTAACCGGCATGCTGTGCTCAAAGGCGTATCGGATCACAGTCGCCGGCACATCGGTGTCCCCGATCACCGCGGGTCTGCCGGGCCTGAAAATTCCGGCTTTCTCGAGGCCTATAGCGGCTCGGGTATCGCCTAGCCAGTCCTGGTGATCCAAATCGATACTGGCGATCAGTGCCGCGTCCGCATCGATGATATTGACGGCATCCAAACGTCCGCCCAAACCGACCTCGAGCACTTGCACGTCGAGATCCGCAGTCGCGAAGATGTCGAGCGCCGCCAAGGTGCCGAATTCGAAAAAACTCAGAGTGGTTTTGTTGCGGACGCGCTCTATGCGTTCGAAGGCATTGCAGATGAGTTCGTCGCTGACGGGCCGCCCGTCGATGCGAATACGCTCGTTGTAGCAAAGGAGATGTGGCGACGTATACGTACCGACCCGGTATCCCTGTTGACGCAAAATGGAGTCCAGCATCGCCACACAGGAACCTTTTCCGTTGGTGCCGCCCACGGTGATGGTGAACAAGGGCGTAGCTCGAGGAAGAAGCCGGCCGTAAACCGTTTTGACGCGCGATAAGCCGAGATCGATGGACTTCGGATGCAGGGTCTCCTGCCAGGCCAGCCAGTCAGCCAGCGTTTGGAAACGCATGAACTAGTCGTTGCCCGTGAGTTCTTTAGCGGAAAGAGAGGTATAAGCAGCGGCGAGCAGCTCGGATTTTTCGGCGTGTTTCTCGGGCGTGACCGGCTCAATGTACGCCACGGCCGGTTTTTCCGCAGTCAATATGGAGAGCAGCGACGCGATTTTTTCGCGCATTTCGCGACGATCCACGATCATGTCCAAAGCGCCGTGGTCGAGCAGGAATTCGCTTCTCTGAAAACCTTCCGGCAGCTTTTCACGAACCGTCTGTTCGATGACGCGCGGCCCCGCAAAGCCGATCAACGCACCGGGCTCGCCAATATTGATATCGCCAAGCATGGCCAGACTGGCGGATACGCCACCCATGGTCGGATCCGTCATCACGGATATGAAAGGAATACCAACATCAGCCAAGCGCGCCAAAGCGGCACTGGTTTTTGCCATCTGAAACAGCGACAGCAAGGATTCCTGCATCCGAGCACCGCCGCTGGCACTGAAAGCAACCAGTGGCATCCGGTGCTCCAGGCAATGGTCGACGCCGCGCACGAAGCGCTCGCCGACGACCGATCCCATGGAACCGCCCATGAATTCGAAATTGAATGCGGCGGCGACCAAAGGTCGGCCATGAAGCTGTCCGGCGACGACGATCAAGGCGTCCTTTTCCCCGGTGGACTTTTGCGCCTGGGTCAGACGATCCTTGTATTTCTTGCTGTCCTTGAACTTCAGCGGGTCGACGGGCGCAAGGCTCTCGCCGATTTCCAAGCGATTGCCGGGATCGAGAAACAGATGAAGGCGCTTGCGTCCGCTGATGCGCATGTGGTGGCTGCACTTCGGACAAACCTCCAAATTCCTCTCGACCTCCGACCTGTACAAGATTGCGTTGCAGGCCGGGCATTTGCTCCACAAACCCTCGGGTATCGCACTCTTGGACGACGCTTCTGTGCGGATTTTCGAAGGAACTAATTTGTGAAACCAGCTCAAAGTGATAACTCTCGCTAAACGGATGCGTCCATCGCGGCACGCATGGATTTCAACAGATCGGCGATATCGTCGAGAGCTCGCCCGGCGTCGCCCCGCGCAACTTCAATTTTCTCGACCAGTGCGCTGCCGACCACGACGGCATCGGCAAATTTCGAGATCGTAGCCGCGATCTCCGCGTTCTTAACGCCGAATCCTACGCCCACCGGCAGCTCCGTCAATAGGCGAATTTCGGAGAGCTTTCGCTCGACCTCTTTCAAATCCAGATGTGACGCGCCGGTGACGCCTTTCAGAGAGACGTAGTAGAGATAGCCCCGTCCCAACTGCCCCATCTTGCGTATGCGCTCAGCCGTACTGTTCGGGGCAAGGAGAAAAATCGGGTCGATGTCGGCCTGCTCAAGAAACGACAACAGGTCGGACGATTCTTCCGGAGGCATATCCACTGTCAGGACGCCGTCGACGCCGGCGTTCTTCGCCCTATCGACGAAAGCCCGGTATCCCATGCACTCGACCGGGTTGAGATAGCCCATCAGAACGATCGGAGTCTCGCCGTCGGTCGAACGGAACTGCTCCACCATATCGAGCACTCGACGCAGACTCGTTTTGTGTAGCAGAGCCCGCTCGCTCGCTTTTTGAATCACCGGACCGTCCGCCATCGGGTCGGAAAAAGGCACTCCCAACTCGATGATATCGGCTCCCGCTTCGACCATGGCATGCATTGCCGGAACGGTGAAATCCGGATGGGGATCGCCGGCCGTAATGAAAGGAATGAGGGCTTTTCGGCCGGTTTGCTTGAGAGTCTGGAATTTGGCGGTCAAACGGCTCACAGGGTAATTCCTTCGCGCCTTGCTACGGTGTTGATGTCTTTGTCTCCGCGTCCCGACAGATTGACCAGGATTTTTTGGTCCTTGCACATGGTGGGAGCGAGTTTCAGGGCGTAAGCCACGGCGTGGCTGGATTCCAGTGCCGGGATGATGCCTTCGATCCGGGTCAGGGTATGGAAGGCTTCCATGGCCTCGTCATCGGTAACGCTGACGTAGCTGGCCCGACCGCTGTCCTTCAGCCAGGAATGTTCCGGCCCCACGCCAGGGTAATCGAGGCCGGCGGAAATCGAATGAGTTTCGATGATCTCGCCATCCTCGTCTTCCATCAGATAGGTTCGGTTGCCGTGCAGAACCCCTGGCTTCCCGACACTCAAAGGTGCCGAGTGACGTCCGCTAGCAATACCCTCACCCGCCGCCTCGACGCCGTACAGCGCGACACCGTGCTCGTCGATGAAAGGATAAAACAAGCCAATGGCGTTCGAGCCGCCGCCGACGCAGGCAATCAGGGCATCGGGCAGACTTCCGGTCAACGCCTGCATCTGTTGCTTGGCTTCGCGTCCTATGACCGCCTGAAAGTCGCGCACCATTGCGGGATAGGGATGCGGACCGGCGACTGTGCCGATGATATAAAAGGTATTGTCGACGTTCGTGACCCAATCGCGCATGGCCTCGTTCAGCGCATCCTTGAGAGTTTTCGAGCCGGATTCCACGGGCACCACGGTCGCGCCGAGCAATTTCATTCGATATACGTTAAGGGCTTGGCGATCGACGTCGACGGCGCCCATGTAGACTACGCATTCCATTCCCAGGCGAGCTGCCACGGTAGCGGTAGCCACCCCATGCTGTCCGGCGCCGGTCTCGGCGATGACCCGCTGTTTGCCCATACGCTTTGCCAGCAGGGCCTGGCCGACGGTATTGTTGACCTTGTGCGCTCCGGTATGGTTGAGATCCTCGCGCTTGAAGAAAATCTGTGCGCCGCCCAGCGTGGAGCTGAGACGTTCTGCATAATAAATCGGCGAAGGTCGACCTACATAGTGCTTGAGGTCGTAATCCAGTTCGGCAAGGAACTCGGGATCTTTCATATAGCGCAAATACGCGTCCCTCAGTTCCTGGATCGGATGCATCAAGGTTTCGGCAACGAATACGCCGCCGTAGGGCCCGAAATGTCCGTGCTCGTCGGGCAGGTTATACGGTTCAGTCGATGTTTGCTCTATGGTCATATTCGTGTACCTGTTCTAGAAATGCCGCCATTTTACCGGCATCCTTGATGCCCTTCCCTGCCTCCACTCCGCTGGAAACGTCGACGGCGTACGGACCTACCGTCCGCAAGGCTTCCCCGACGTTTTCGGGTGTCAGCCCTCCGGCCAAAATCACGGACTGGCGGAGTTCCTTGGGGACCATGTTCCAGTCGAAGCGATGCCCCGCTCCCCCT containing:
- the purF gene encoding amidophosphoribosyltransferase, with translation MCGIAGIVSSDEVNQELYEALTVLQHRGQDAAGIVTCENDRFNLRKDSGLVRDVFHTRHMLNLRGKMGISHVRYPTAGCTNTAEAQPFYVNSPYGISLAHNGNLTNAEELKEALFAQDQRHINTDSDSEVLLNVFAHELQELRKLRVGAEDVFRAVAAVHQRCRGAYSVVAMITGFGIIGFRDPYGIRPLVFGERKTAHGTDYMIASESVALDVLGFKLIRDVQPGEAVIIEKNGRLHRRQCAEKVLYSPCIFEFVYFARPDSIIDNISVYKARLRMGDKLAEKILRLRPDHDIDVVIPIPDTSRTAALQLANGLGVKYREGFIKNRYIGRTFIMPGQQLRKKSVRQKLNAIDLEFKDKNVLLVDDSIVRGTTSTQIIQMARDAGARNVYFASASPPVRYPNVYGIDMPAAHELIAHGRSEQDVQEELGADWLIYQDLIDLIEAVQKGNPSIGRFDTSCFNNDYVTGDINQDYLDRLSKHRNDQSKARRMVEGSIIDLHNAG
- a CDS encoding SPOR domain-containing protein, which codes for MDQQLKQRLVGAIIIVSLVVIFVPMLFEEEQDGQGTVGAGDIPELPKELDARAIDLPKSAADAAPSEGGEKAYTGYRIIPLTDGDSAAVENDGMPPGNLDEDRENGPDFGEDLDPEAAPQAVGEAQSRASGGLDGAAVASGPEPVKDGIDSISTEAPVAPSKTKPKSVGAKATEKEPEKPKSAKASGSGKSVSPQVTSRKSQTAKSASANQKAVSPESVSKTAENSSKSTPTGGSPGLPVAKAPVETPDDMAVWVVQAGSFTTEGNARSLAEKLRKSNFPAFVEVVTNAGNSIYRVHVGPELNRTRAEQVQKRIEDSVGVKGIVVPHP
- a CDS encoding CvpA family protein, which codes for MSNLIWIDYCIAGIIGLSALIGLLRGLMREVFSLCAWIAAVWIGLRFSRDFSVYLETLVPLPSARMAASFGVLFFASLILASLVAFVLHKLVHSTGLTGTDRLAGMVFGIGRGIVVVSVLVLLAGITPLPADPWWKQSTLIPPFQSLALWLRDQLPSDFGSYVRFR
- a CDS encoding O-succinylhomoserine sulfhydrylase, with protein sequence MTDWEWQQYAIETQAIRAGQRRTPELEHSDPIFATSSYVFDSAADAAARFSGKVPGNIYSRFTNPTVRAFEDRLAAMENGERCIAVASGMAAIATTAFGLLKAGDHVVCSRSVFGNTVLLFQNYLAKFGVTTTFVDMSDYEAWESAIRPETRFLFLETPSNPLTEIADIHRISTMAGENGSLLVVDNCFCTPALQKPLDLGADIVIHSATKYLDGQGRCVGGAIVGRQELLDKEIYPFLRTGGPSMSPFNAWVFLKGLETLSMRMRAHSENALSLAEWLESQPWVKRVYYPGLPSHPQHDLAVRQQAAGGGIVSFEVEGGRDGAWKLIDSTRLLSITANLGDVKTTITHPATTTHGRLSESERAAAGISEGLVRIAVGLEDVEDIRRDLLRAFA
- the folC gene encoding bifunctional tetrahydrofolate synthase/dihydrofolate synthase, which produces MRFQTLADWLAWQETLHPKSIDLGLSRVKTVYGRLLPRATPLFTITVGGTNGKGSCVAMLDSILRQQGYRVGTYTSPHLLCYNERIRIDGRPVSDELICNAFERIERVRNKTTLSFFEFGTLAALDIFATADLDVQVLEVGLGGRLDAVNIIDADAALIASIDLDHQDWLGDTRAAIGLEKAGIFRPGRPAVIGDTDVPATVIRYAFEHSMPVTCFGRDFGYEVFDEGWNWCGRDTQLTALPLPALQGNHQLINASAVLELLQRIEGSLPVGESAIRDGLRLVSLSGRFQYIPASVPVLLDVAHNPQAVKVLADYLSSRFDGKTIHAVFAVMRDKDIHGIIYNIKDLVEHWYLAPLEMSRAATADQLSAVFDSLGVATVRSGFEDAASAFDAAQQNAESGQLVLVFGSFFLVSEILAHIS